One genomic window of Polyangium aurulentum includes the following:
- a CDS encoding glycine cleavage system protein R — protein MTQSEVFLVLSCLGPDRPGLVAEVTDYVSGHSGNVEDSRMAVLGAEFGILLLVAGTPDEIAAIERDLPSLSEKTGLDIRARRTKAPEEHRRAATIPCIVTAEALDHEGIVRSVTRALAGAGVNIVSLEATAYEAPVTGSPLFRMEARVDLPPGVSVGKVRKAMDAVAEEQNLDIEVKSLIKG, from the coding sequence ATGACGCAAAGCGAAGTTTTCCTGGTCCTCTCCTGCCTCGGGCCCGACCGCCCGGGGCTCGTGGCCGAGGTGACGGACTACGTGAGCGGGCACAGCGGCAACGTGGAGGACAGCCGCATGGCGGTGCTCGGCGCCGAGTTCGGCATCCTCCTGCTCGTCGCGGGCACGCCCGATGAAATCGCCGCCATCGAGCGCGACCTGCCGAGCCTGTCGGAGAAGACCGGCCTCGACATCCGCGCCCGCCGCACCAAGGCCCCCGAGGAGCACCGCCGCGCCGCGACGATCCCGTGCATCGTGACGGCCGAGGCGCTCGACCACGAGGGCATCGTGCGCTCGGTGACGCGCGCGCTCGCCGGGGCAGGCGTGAACATCGTCTCGCTCGAGGCGACGGCGTACGAGGCGCCCGTGACCGGCTCGCCGCTCTTCCGGATGGAAGCGCGCGTCGACCTGCCGCCCGGCGTGAGCGTCGGCAAGGTGCGCAAGGCGATGGACGCGGTGGCCGAGGAGCAGAACCTCGATATCGAGGTGAAGTCGCTGATCAAGGGGTAG
- a CDS encoding SRPBCC family protein, which yields MTLRLRSLAIALLATFTTLGALSGAARADEESSQLETRGKALRYTHKTTDPASRIDTGGAAIFVNAPIEAVRRVVTDYRHYDTMIRPFKQSKLLSRSKGVSEVYLEVPVLHGAATVWVVVNIGQPVKENGEEKIIAKFQRGNVDDFRAVWRLRAIDAEHTVVKLELLVDPKLPAPASVITGELTGAADKAVTAVRERAQQNKAAATAAVAPAPAADNDKTINVAKRD from the coding sequence ATGACGCTTCGCCTCCGCAGTCTTGCCATCGCGCTCCTCGCCACCTTCACCACTCTCGGCGCGCTCTCCGGCGCAGCTCGGGCTGATGAGGAGTCCTCGCAGCTCGAGACCCGCGGAAAAGCGCTGCGCTACACGCACAAGACCACCGACCCCGCGAGCCGCATCGACACCGGCGGCGCCGCCATCTTCGTGAACGCGCCCATCGAGGCCGTCCGCCGGGTGGTCACCGATTACCGGCACTACGACACGATGATCAGACCCTTCAAGCAGAGCAAGCTGCTCTCGCGGTCGAAGGGCGTGAGCGAGGTCTACCTCGAGGTCCCCGTCCTCCACGGGGCCGCCACCGTCTGGGTCGTCGTGAACATCGGCCAGCCCGTGAAGGAGAACGGCGAGGAGAAGATCATCGCCAAGTTCCAGCGCGGCAACGTCGACGACTTCCGCGCCGTCTGGCGCCTGCGCGCCATCGACGCCGAGCACACCGTCGTCAAGCTCGAGCTGCTCGTCGACCCGAAGCTCCCCGCCCCCGCGTCCGTGATCACCGGCGAGCTCACCGGCGCCGCCGACAAGGCCGTCACCGCCGTGCGCGAGCGCGCCCAGCAGAACAAGGCCGCCGCGACCGCCGCCGTCGCCCCCGCCCCCGCGGCGGACAACGACAAGACGATCAACGTCGCCAAGCGCGACTAG
- a CDS encoding DUF2169 family type VI secretion system accessory protein — MEILSLCPFRASALLWQAAPSAWSLTTVVKATFTLVNGGDATIAPAQDAVGEGGEAAASFLEDLVPLKARADVVVVGHAHAPGGEPIAELVARVDVGGQGKSLRIRGDRRWLRGANGLAPGEAEPFVRMPLTYERAARSADLPMGVALDVPPSEGELAVPNIEADPGHLPGYGPLPASSPARKRGAPEASIAWVDAVLRGEAFTAGPPPEGFDFSLFNVAPREQQLDLVKPSLPIVLEHLHPEHPFLSTRLPPQRPQAFRVDPKSGRVSEIVLRCDTLSIDADRGVVVVTFRGIADVAKGDEAAVGKIVIAAHSQGKRIRPERVDRFLRQGSSLEDDAGDAKHPLEVRHDTVMVAANKNGDTMALPEMSGARTIALPEPTPFASQPRRPAAGALPFRPGESGPGLPFQPPPPPSSESWGPSETGRIEKSAVFGPATPFQPPPPPPPETSPPGDTGKLEKGAVFGAATPFETSPPPPPDASTPGETGRLERSAVFGPATPFERTSAVPPEPTAPPRAPEPPLLPGVFPPPPPLMGKLLTEEEGASPPEPPKPPPLVGKLAAFEKPMDEPSTAEMPPKVIVAAPVADHETTAPLPSDAAGEVRPAKPAVPFTPSPGAAPAAGKPPVRVPAPLGPLLGKGPLGAPAKGSPSTPPPRPTASPAKPPTIAPPKPAVGPSVKPPSVVPRPLGATPLGARPTAPPAPKLPDIPTEVAASATAAASTAAAFGVPKSADASVASKPAEPPSPPPAALEDVVEPFDPTTAVPIDRCAAIAAELRHRRSERAAVLKANGLSESRWLAVEQHWTEAISRQTARGDRKLLAAYDVAYVAAQERLGLRVGLVDHARLQVASERGTTAEVLAELGLEPSDQMRLGRVWTQRLVGDPKRMAELAAALEAARKA, encoded by the coding sequence TTGGAAATCCTCTCTCTCTGCCCATTCCGTGCATCGGCCCTGCTCTGGCAGGCCGCCCCTTCCGCCTGGTCGCTGACCACCGTCGTCAAGGCGACGTTCACCCTCGTGAACGGCGGCGACGCGACGATCGCGCCCGCGCAAGACGCCGTCGGCGAGGGCGGGGAAGCGGCAGCTTCCTTCCTCGAGGACCTCGTGCCCCTCAAGGCGCGGGCCGATGTGGTGGTCGTGGGTCACGCCCATGCGCCCGGCGGTGAGCCCATCGCCGAGCTCGTCGCGCGCGTGGACGTGGGCGGGCAGGGCAAGTCGCTCAGGATCCGCGGCGATCGGCGCTGGCTGCGCGGCGCGAACGGGCTCGCGCCCGGCGAGGCCGAGCCGTTTGTCCGGATGCCTCTCACCTACGAGCGGGCCGCACGATCGGCGGACCTGCCCATGGGCGTCGCGCTCGACGTGCCCCCGAGCGAGGGCGAGCTGGCCGTACCCAACATCGAGGCCGATCCGGGGCACCTGCCGGGCTACGGCCCCCTTCCGGCGAGCTCGCCTGCGCGCAAGCGCGGGGCGCCGGAGGCGTCGATCGCGTGGGTCGACGCGGTGCTGCGCGGCGAGGCGTTCACCGCGGGACCGCCGCCCGAGGGCTTCGACTTCTCGCTCTTCAACGTCGCGCCGCGCGAGCAGCAGCTCGATCTGGTCAAGCCCTCGCTGCCCATCGTGCTCGAGCACCTGCACCCCGAGCATCCGTTCCTCTCGACGCGCCTGCCCCCGCAGAGGCCTCAGGCGTTCCGCGTCGATCCGAAGAGCGGCCGGGTCTCGGAGATCGTGCTCCGCTGCGACACGCTCTCGATCGACGCCGATCGCGGGGTCGTGGTGGTGACCTTCCGGGGCATCGCGGACGTGGCGAAGGGCGACGAGGCGGCCGTGGGCAAGATCGTGATCGCCGCGCACTCGCAGGGAAAGCGCATCCGCCCCGAGCGCGTCGATCGCTTCCTGCGCCAGGGCAGCTCGCTCGAGGACGACGCGGGCGACGCGAAGCACCCGCTCGAGGTCCGGCACGACACGGTGATGGTCGCGGCCAACAAGAACGGCGACACGATGGCCCTGCCCGAGATGTCCGGGGCGAGGACGATCGCGCTCCCCGAGCCCACGCCCTTCGCGTCGCAGCCGCGGCGACCTGCGGCCGGCGCGCTGCCTTTCCGGCCAGGAGAGTCCGGGCCGGGGCTGCCGTTCCAGCCCCCGCCGCCGCCGTCGTCGGAGAGCTGGGGGCCGAGCGAGACCGGAAGGATCGAGAAGAGCGCGGTGTTCGGCCCGGCGACCCCGTTCCAGCCGCCGCCGCCGCCGCCGCCCGAGACCTCGCCGCCCGGGGACACGGGCAAGCTCGAGAAAGGCGCCGTGTTTGGCGCGGCGACCCCGTTCGAGACATCGCCGCCGCCGCCGCCCGACGCGTCGACGCCCGGCGAGACGGGCAGGCTCGAAAGGAGCGCGGTGTTCGGCCCGGCGACCCCGTTCGAGCGCACCTCCGCAGTGCCGCCCGAGCCGACTGCGCCCCCGCGCGCGCCCGAGCCGCCGCTGCTCCCCGGTGTCTTCCCGCCGCCGCCGCCGCTCATGGGCAAGCTCTTGACCGAGGAGGAAGGGGCGTCGCCGCCCGAGCCGCCCAAGCCGCCGCCGCTGGTCGGCAAGCTCGCGGCCTTCGAGAAGCCGATGGACGAGCCGTCGACGGCCGAGATGCCGCCGAAGGTCATCGTGGCGGCGCCTGTCGCGGATCACGAGACCACCGCGCCCTTGCCGTCGGACGCGGCGGGCGAGGTTCGTCCGGCCAAGCCTGCGGTGCCCTTCACGCCGAGCCCCGGGGCCGCGCCTGCGGCGGGCAAACCTCCGGTGCGCGTGCCTGCGCCCCTCGGCCCGCTGCTCGGTAAGGGCCCTCTCGGCGCTCCGGCCAAGGGTTCGCCCTCGACGCCGCCGCCCCGGCCGACGGCCTCTCCTGCGAAGCCGCCGACGATCGCCCCGCCCAAGCCGGCGGTGGGGCCGTCCGTCAAGCCGCCCTCGGTCGTGCCGCGCCCGCTGGGCGCAACGCCGCTCGGTGCGCGCCCCACGGCACCGCCAGCCCCCAAGCTGCCCGACATACCGACCGAGGTTGCCGCCAGCGCGACGGCCGCGGCGTCGACGGCGGCTGCGTTCGGCGTTCCGAAGTCCGCCGACGCGAGCGTGGCCTCGAAGCCCGCCGAGCCGCCGAGCCCTCCGCCGGCTGCGCTCGAGGACGTCGTCGAGCCCTTCGATCCGACCACCGCGGTGCCGATCGATCGCTGCGCGGCCATCGCCGCGGAGCTGCGCCACCGCCGCTCCGAGCGCGCGGCCGTGCTGAAGGCGAACGGGCTGTCGGAGTCGCGGTGGCTCGCCGTGGAGCAGCACTGGACCGAGGCGATCTCGCGCCAGACCGCGCGCGGCGACCGCAAGCTGCTCGCGGCCTACGACGTCGCGTACGTGGCCGCGCAGGAGCGCCTGGGCCTGCGCGTGGGTCTCGTCGACCACGCGCGCCTGCAAGTCGCGTCCGAGCGTGGGACGACCGCGGAGGTGCTGGCGGAGCTCGGCCTCGAGCCCTCGGATCAGATGCGCCTCGGGCGCGTCTGGACGCAGCGGCTGGTGGGGGATCCGAAGCGGATGGCAGAGCTCGCGGCCGCGCTCGAGGCGGCGCGCAAGGCGTGA
- a CDS encoding DUF4276 family protein, protein MRSVRIGLLAEDDTDCDALEVLVRRLAIEINAIRPGFKKFGGHGAARLRNKAEPTLREMVREGCTGAVLVHDLDRDPINGQLNDARALRADLQRIAVPPGLSRLICIPVEELEAWFWSDPEVIQHIGRDKGKASVSPHLIKKPKEALINLSRGANRKPRYRTSDNPRLAERLNLSLCAQRCPSFRELRDFIRGIVDTAA, encoded by the coding sequence ATGAGGTCGGTCAGAATCGGCCTGCTCGCCGAGGACGACACGGACTGCGACGCCCTCGAAGTGCTGGTTCGGCGCCTGGCGATCGAGATCAACGCCATCCGGCCCGGTTTCAAGAAGTTCGGCGGGCACGGCGCTGCCAGGCTCCGCAACAAGGCGGAGCCGACGCTGCGGGAGATGGTGCGCGAGGGCTGCACCGGGGCCGTCCTCGTGCACGATCTCGATCGAGATCCGATCAACGGTCAGCTCAACGACGCGCGCGCGCTGCGTGCCGACCTCCAAAGGATTGCGGTCCCCCCGGGGCTCTCGCGGCTGATCTGCATCCCCGTGGAAGAGCTCGAAGCCTGGTTCTGGTCCGACCCGGAGGTCATCCAGCACATCGGGCGCGACAAGGGGAAGGCCTCGGTCTCGCCTCACCTGATCAAGAAACCCAAGGAGGCGCTGATCAACCTTTCGCGCGGCGCCAACAGGAAGCCTCGTTACCGCACCAGCGACAACCCGCGCCTCGCCGAGCGGCTGAACCTCTCCCTCTGCGCCCAGCGCTGCCCTTCCTTCCGCGAGCTGCGCGACTTCATCCGCGGCATCGTCGACACCGCCGCCTGA
- a CDS encoding type VI secretion system Vgr family protein gives MSDYDFRFAWEGAEGSPWGHLVVAQFRGQEAMSTPYRYELLVASKTPSPEVDPADLVGRRGTLRIATVSEPACRVVHGVIAEAEELHPVPEGMLYRVVLMPPIVRAQHRKRCRVFLDKTLRQIIDAVLQGDPNLKREDGLVAEPDDGTSADYTTALERFAWRITDPSRIDDRTVRPFVVQYNESDLAFVSRLLEEEGISYHYENGDGLCLLVLSDADSGRTRLAPFAPCGHGVTGREVTMMKLGARLRTKAVRLDDFDWKKPALDLAADAVTDMDLVEYHYPGGFQETPNQGKLLAKAVLERYGVEADYATGEGKVRLLSAGTIFQLEHAKPRYEGEYLVTALEVRGEQKGAVSLNGAWMDVPFTCKFECARRGKDGTVSESHFRPARVTPKPRIVGSQTAFVTAAPGAEGAEIHVGGPPGGEIGCVRLRFHWDRDPARHAKEPTSCWVRVSQMFAGAGMGGVWHPRVGVEVIVEFLEGDPDRPIVTGRVYNGANLPAAPGAGAPTISSFRSLSSPGGGTYNELAFDCAAGAEAINMHAGKDWNSQVNNDRAENVGNNSSSSVGVDRSEATGANRSTSVGANNTEMIGGNESVSVGANQTASVGVNQSVSVGVNQSTNVGANQSTAVGANQSVVVGANQSTSIGAMHAVFVGADETVTVGANQTTAIGASHTVTVGADETISIGANQTVGIGAAHAMTVGSTQTLNAGGAQTIHSDASQTLTAPTQTLAADATISASAGAVVTVEAPLTCITGSGVLILTGPTTFMTGGTISIQGGTVAINGGSVSVTGGGGVSVSGGPAVNVSAGVIKLN, from the coding sequence ATGAGCGACTACGATTTCCGATTCGCCTGGGAAGGCGCCGAGGGCTCTCCGTGGGGGCACCTCGTCGTCGCCCAGTTCCGCGGCCAAGAGGCCATGTCGACCCCGTACCGCTACGAGCTGCTCGTGGCCTCGAAGACCCCCTCGCCCGAGGTCGATCCCGCGGATCTCGTGGGCCGGCGCGGCACCCTGCGCATCGCGACCGTCTCCGAGCCGGCGTGCCGCGTCGTGCACGGCGTCATCGCCGAGGCCGAGGAGCTGCACCCGGTGCCCGAAGGCATGCTCTACCGCGTCGTGCTCATGCCCCCGATCGTGCGGGCGCAGCACCGAAAGCGCTGCCGCGTCTTCCTCGATAAAACCCTGCGCCAGATCATCGACGCCGTCCTCCAGGGCGACCCGAACCTGAAGCGCGAGGACGGGCTCGTCGCCGAGCCCGACGACGGCACCAGCGCGGATTACACGACCGCACTCGAGCGCTTCGCCTGGCGTATCACGGACCCGTCGCGCATCGACGACCGCACGGTCCGTCCCTTCGTCGTGCAGTACAACGAGAGCGACCTCGCATTCGTGTCGCGCCTCCTCGAGGAGGAGGGCATCTCGTACCACTACGAAAACGGCGACGGCCTGTGCCTGCTCGTCCTGTCGGACGCCGACAGCGGCCGCACGCGGCTCGCGCCCTTCGCGCCCTGCGGCCACGGCGTCACCGGCCGCGAGGTGACGATGATGAAGCTCGGCGCCCGGCTGCGCACCAAGGCCGTGCGCCTCGACGATTTCGACTGGAAGAAGCCCGCCCTCGATCTCGCCGCCGACGCGGTGACCGACATGGACCTCGTCGAGTACCACTATCCCGGCGGCTTCCAGGAGACCCCGAACCAGGGCAAGCTCCTCGCGAAGGCCGTGCTCGAGCGCTACGGCGTCGAGGCCGATTACGCGACCGGCGAGGGCAAGGTTCGCCTGCTGTCCGCGGGCACGATCTTCCAGCTCGAGCACGCCAAACCCCGCTACGAGGGCGAATACCTCGTGACGGCGCTCGAGGTGCGCGGCGAGCAGAAGGGCGCGGTTTCGCTGAACGGCGCCTGGATGGACGTGCCCTTCACCTGCAAGTTCGAGTGCGCCCGCCGCGGCAAGGACGGCACGGTGAGCGAGTCGCATTTCCGGCCCGCGCGCGTGACGCCCAAGCCCCGCATCGTCGGGTCGCAGACGGCCTTCGTCACCGCGGCGCCGGGAGCCGAGGGCGCCGAGATCCACGTCGGCGGCCCGCCGGGCGGCGAGATCGGCTGCGTCCGGCTGCGCTTTCACTGGGATCGCGATCCGGCCCGCCACGCCAAGGAGCCGACCTCCTGCTGGGTGCGCGTCAGCCAGATGTTCGCCGGCGCCGGCATGGGCGGCGTCTGGCACCCGCGCGTCGGCGTCGAGGTCATCGTCGAGTTCCTCGAGGGCGACCCCGACCGCCCCATCGTCACCGGCCGCGTCTACAACGGCGCGAACCTCCCGGCCGCGCCCGGCGCGGGCGCCCCGACGATCAGCTCCTTCCGGTCGCTCTCGAGCCCGGGCGGCGGCACCTACAACGAGCTGGCCTTCGACTGCGCCGCGGGCGCCGAGGCCATCAACATGCACGCCGGCAAGGACTGGAACAGCCAGGTCAACAACGACAGGGCCGAGAACGTCGGCAACAACTCGAGCTCGAGCGTCGGTGTCGACCGCAGCGAGGCCACGGGCGCGAACCGCTCCACCTCGGTGGGCGCCAACAACACCGAGATGATCGGCGGCAACGAGTCGGTCTCGGTCGGCGCCAACCAGACCGCGAGCGTCGGCGTCAATCAATCGGTGAGCGTCGGCGTCAACCAGTCGACCAACGTCGGCGCCAACCAGAGCACCGCCGTGGGCGCCAACCAGAGCGTGGTCGTCGGGGCAAACCAGTCGACCTCGATCGGGGCCATGCACGCGGTCTTCGTGGGCGCGGACGAGACGGTGACCGTCGGGGCCAACCAGACCACGGCCATCGGCGCCTCCCACACGGTGACCGTCGGCGCGGACGAGACGATCTCGATCGGCGCCAACCAGACCGTGGGCATCGGCGCCGCGCACGCGATGACCGTCGGGTCCACGCAGACGCTGAACGCGGGCGGCGCGCAGACGATCCACTCCGACGCGTCGCAGACCCTGACCGCGCCGACGCAGACCCTCGCGGCGGACGCCACGATCAGCGCCTCCGCCGGCGCGGTGGTCACCGTCGAGGCGCCCCTCACCTGCATCACGGGCAGCGGCGTGCTCATCCTGACCGGCCCGACCACGTTCATGACGGGCGGGACGATCAGCATCCAGGGCGGCACCGTCGCCATCAACGGCGGCTCGGTCTCCGTGACCGGCGGCGGCGGCGTGAGCGTCAGCGGCGGCCCCGCCGTCAACGTCTCCGCCGGCGTGATCAAGCTGAACTAG
- a CDS encoding DUF99 family protein codes for MPPRFSHVIGIDDAPFPPTHRGDVPIIGTAFSGLRLEGILRAKVRRDGTDSTRAIAQMVSSSRFAPHTRLVVLEGISLAGFNVVDLHALHATLGMAVLVVVKRMPDIDAVRRALLERVRGGARKWALIEKAGPMEPLGGLFVQRAGIEPAEALDVIRTLAVHGRLPEPVRVAHLVASVLAVGSA; via the coding sequence ATGCCCCCCCGCTTCTCCCACGTCATCGGCATCGACGACGCCCCCTTCCCTCCCACCCACCGCGGCGACGTCCCGATCATCGGCACGGCCTTCTCCGGCTTGCGCCTCGAGGGCATCCTCCGCGCCAAGGTTCGTCGCGACGGCACCGATTCCACGCGGGCCATCGCCCAGATGGTCTCCTCCTCGCGCTTCGCCCCGCACACTCGCCTCGTCGTGCTCGAAGGCATCTCCCTCGCCGGCTTCAATGTGGTCGACCTCCACGCCCTGCACGCCACGCTCGGCATGGCCGTCCTCGTCGTCGTCAAGCGCATGCCCGACATCGACGCCGTTCGCCGCGCACTGCTCGAGCGCGTCCGCGGCGGCGCGCGCAAGTGGGCGCTCATCGAGAAAGCCGGGCCCATGGAGCCCCTCGGCGGCCTCTTCGTCCAGCGCGCGGGCATCGAGCCCGCCGAAGCCCTCGACGTCATCCGCACCCTCGCCGTCCACGGCCGCCTGCCCGAGCCCGTGCGCGTGGCGCACCTCGTCGCGAGCGTCCTCGCCGTCGGAAGTGCGTGA
- a CDS encoding DUF2169 domain-containing protein, producing MPTWEQQVALVRNLDQSFGLAAIVKRTYAIAAEPNGKLRLADVQVPIRSAPDVADGGQGELLDDYDMAPPKIATDVVVMGHAHAPAGAREIPVSVAVGKMARRLSVIGARRTELRPDGSVRFTPPETFTRVPLSPRFAYGGYDAWAQERIAPVPRRVAESVPMPLTGLYAYARNEFGLGWFIDIDRHRADGVLLPQIEDPLDPLVPSRFFVPSAAKWIDAPIAASLGWIHWACYPRMYRLAGDLLHHAPPESPIRESTFPDGDDLLVPWMPEGGRIPPRSLNGASPGLACERLRGDELVILENLHPTVPKIQFYLPGETPVMTLRPPDLKAMSVTPVLQTVRIEPDEGRVSLTFCGTLPLLAPAMSSFIERVELAVSWKK from the coding sequence GCCGAGCCGAACGGCAAGCTCAGGCTCGCCGACGTGCAGGTGCCGATCCGGAGCGCGCCGGACGTCGCCGACGGCGGGCAGGGCGAGCTGCTCGACGACTACGACATGGCGCCGCCCAAGATCGCGACCGACGTGGTCGTGATGGGCCACGCCCACGCGCCGGCCGGCGCGCGCGAGATCCCCGTCTCGGTGGCCGTCGGCAAGATGGCGAGGCGGCTGTCGGTCATCGGCGCCCGCCGCACCGAGCTGCGCCCCGACGGCAGCGTCCGCTTCACCCCGCCCGAGACCTTCACCCGCGTGCCGCTCTCGCCGCGATTCGCGTACGGCGGCTACGACGCGTGGGCGCAGGAGCGCATCGCGCCCGTCCCGCGCCGGGTCGCCGAGAGCGTCCCCATGCCCCTCACCGGGCTCTACGCGTACGCGCGCAACGAGTTCGGCCTGGGCTGGTTCATCGACATCGACCGGCACCGCGCCGATGGCGTGCTCTTGCCGCAGATCGAAGACCCGCTCGATCCGCTCGTGCCCTCGCGTTTCTTCGTGCCCTCGGCCGCGAAATGGATCGACGCGCCCATCGCCGCCTCGCTCGGCTGGATCCACTGGGCTTGTTACCCGCGGATGTACCGCCTCGCGGGCGACCTGCTCCACCACGCGCCGCCCGAGAGCCCGATCCGCGAGAGCACCTTCCCGGACGGCGACGACCTCCTGGTTCCCTGGATGCCCGAAGGCGGCCGCATCCCGCCGCGCTCGCTGAACGGCGCATCGCCGGGGCTCGCGTGCGAGCGGCTGCGCGGCGACGAGCTGGTGATCCTCGAGAACCTGCACCCGACAGTGCCGAAGATCCAGTTCTACCTGCCCGGCGAGACGCCTGTGATGACGCTGCGCCCGCCGGATCTGAAGGCGATGAGCGTGACGCCGGTCCTGCAGACCGTGCGCATCGAGCCGGACGAGGGGCGCGTGTCGCTCACGTTCTGCGGCACGTTGCCGCTGCTCGCGCCGGCCATGAGCAGCTTCATCGAGCGGGTCGAGCTTGCGGTGAGCTGGAAGAAGTGA
- a CDS encoding bactofilin family protein, with protein MEDRAETTQAGAGHRPTEINALLGRGTRFEGKLHFEGRVRLDGEFKGEIRGEDVLVIGDGARVTGDILVGACIVTGGEVDASIRARSAIELYAPSRVTGALHAPAIFIDRGVQFDGTCKMAPLDDADARSPATPSPPSTPAPPTPASPTTAAGGE; from the coding sequence ATGGAGGATCGCGCCGAGACGACGCAAGCGGGTGCCGGGCACAGGCCCACCGAGATCAACGCGCTTCTCGGCCGCGGCACGCGCTTCGAGGGCAAGCTCCACTTCGAGGGGCGCGTCCGCCTCGACGGCGAATTCAAAGGCGAAATCCGCGGCGAAGACGTCCTCGTCATCGGCGACGGCGCGCGCGTGACCGGCGACATCCTCGTCGGCGCATGCATCGTCACCGGCGGCGAGGTCGACGCCAGCATCCGCGCTCGCTCCGCCATCGAGCTGTACGCACCCTCCCGCGTCACGGGCGCCCTCCACGCCCCCGCCATCTTCATCGACCGCGGCGTCCAGTTCGACGGCACCTGCAAGATGGCGCCCCTCGACGACGCCGACGCCCGCAGCCCGGCGACACCCTCGCCTCCCTCGACGCCAGCACCTCCCACCCCCGCCTCCCCGACCACGGCTGCCGGCGGGGAGTGA
- a CDS encoding PIN domain-containing protein, whose amino-acid sequence MSYALDTNVVAAALNGETRVVARLSTLAPEDIVLPTPVLAELVFGARLSARAAENLAKVERLAATLRTAPFNLGAARRFGEIKGRLRRQGRTKQDFDLAIASIALEQGAVLVTHDAALLDGDIPDLVVEDWLATTA is encoded by the coding sequence GTGAGCTACGCCCTCGACACCAATGTCGTCGCGGCGGCGCTCAATGGCGAGACGCGCGTCGTGGCTCGCCTGTCCACCCTCGCGCCCGAGGACATCGTCCTGCCGACGCCCGTCCTCGCCGAGCTGGTCTTCGGCGCGCGGCTCTCGGCGCGGGCAGCGGAGAACCTCGCCAAGGTCGAGCGCCTCGCCGCCACGTTGCGCACGGCTCCGTTCAACCTGGGCGCGGCGCGGCGCTTTGGTGAGATCAAGGGCCGGCTCCGGCGACAAGGTCGCACGAAGCAGGACTTCGATCTGGCCATCGCCAGCATCGCGCTCGAGCAGGGCGCCGTGCTCGTCACGCACGATGCGGCGCTCCTGGACGGGGACATCCCCGACCTCGTGGTCGAGGACTGGCTCGCGACGACCGCCTGA
- a CDS encoding AAA family ATPase codes for MSTEPEEVEVPGVEERPRLLSVEIGDWPGLGGNVGFTLGERRTVLVGRNGAGKSLLMEGVWRAVGAAAFGPEPGFPRFFRCEVAIPGTSALQYEYRMGSEDAGDKEPHALDSKRSKRRRIPSWSERCWRSDDGAELWRIADGTIVQQGAGPRPFQHGEGLLITVDADFDGPGEVLTLADFLAGFDMVPAGVPRSGGDRREIVVRGSKNEAGTHDWSLGPDPNVGFAGGIVHMWEHDTEQFEELVELLRDLDLVRNVKVELYEGPQAVRNAAEHRTYATVLFDGVNFGLCSDGTQRVTSILRQLIREDLSCLLVEEPETAVHPRLLGKLLGVIESYSFDRQVVLSTHSPEVVDWCGPTGLRIVERLEGQTQVHGLGSEELARVHRYLADEGTFSDFVYRWSEA; via the coding sequence ATGAGCACGGAACCGGAGGAGGTCGAGGTTCCTGGGGTGGAGGAGCGGCCGAGGTTGCTCTCGGTCGAGATCGGGGACTGGCCAGGGCTCGGCGGGAATGTCGGGTTCACGCTCGGGGAGCGGCGGACGGTGCTCGTGGGGAGGAATGGGGCGGGGAAGTCGTTGCTGATGGAGGGGGTTTGGCGCGCGGTTGGTGCAGCAGCCTTCGGGCCCGAGCCTGGATTCCCGCGTTTCTTTCGGTGCGAGGTCGCGATCCCAGGGACCTCGGCCTTGCAATATGAATATCGCATGGGGTCGGAGGATGCTGGCGACAAGGAGCCGCACGCACTCGATAGCAAGCGCTCGAAGCGGCGGCGCATCCCTTCCTGGAGCGAGCGATGCTGGAGATCGGACGACGGAGCCGAGCTCTGGCGGATCGCCGATGGGACAATCGTGCAGCAAGGGGCGGGACCGCGACCGTTCCAGCACGGGGAGGGGCTCCTCATCACGGTGGACGCAGACTTCGATGGCCCCGGAGAGGTCTTGACGCTCGCGGACTTCTTGGCTGGATTCGACATGGTACCCGCGGGGGTACCTCGCTCGGGTGGCGACCGGCGGGAGATCGTCGTACGCGGCAGCAAGAACGAGGCGGGGACGCATGACTGGAGTCTGGGTCCGGATCCCAACGTCGGATTTGCCGGTGGGATCGTCCACATGTGGGAGCACGATACCGAGCAGTTCGAAGAGCTCGTCGAACTCCTCCGCGATCTCGATCTCGTCCGGAATGTAAAGGTCGAGCTTTATGAGGGTCCGCAGGCCGTCCGCAACGCGGCGGAGCATCGAACCTACGCGACCGTGCTCTTCGACGGCGTCAATTTCGGTCTCTGCTCCGACGGGACGCAGCGGGTGACCAGCATCCTCCGGCAGCTCATTCGCGAGGATCTCTCCTGCCTTCTCGTCGAGGAGCCCGAGACCGCAGTTCATCCGAGGCTCCTGGGCAAGCTCCTCGGCGTGATCGAATCGTATTCCTTCGATCGACAGGTCGTCCTCTCGACGCACTCTCCGGAGGTCGTCGACTGGTGCGGCCCCACCGGCCTCCGGATCGTCGAGCGCCTCGAGGGGCAGACCCAGGTCCACGGCCTTGGAAGCGAGGAGCTCGCGCGCGTTCACCGCTACCTCGCCGACGAGGGCACGTTCTCGGATTTCGTCTATCGGTGGTCGGAAGCATGA